A genomic segment from Pseudomonadota bacterium encodes:
- a CDS encoding MoaD/ThiS family protein → MNRILHKSLSVNVKLFGMLRKYVPAYDHNKGVDVVLEEGQTVGDLLNVLGIPENEAHVFFVKGLSRRLTDILHESDEVSIFVQVSGG, encoded by the coding sequence ATGAATAGGATATTGCATAAATCACTTTCAGTGAATGTGAAACTGTTCGGGATGCTTAGAAAATATGTGCCTGCATATGATCATAACAAAGGTGTAGATGTGGTTCTGGAAGAAGGACAGACCGTAGGAGATCTATTGAATGTGCTTGGCATACCCGAAAATGAGGCACATGTTTTTTTTGTAAAAGGTCTATCAAGAAGGCTTACGGATATACTTCACGAATCTGATGAAGTCAGCATATTTGTCCAGGTTTCAGGAGGGTAA
- a CDS encoding aldehyde ferredoxin oxidoreductase, with the protein MKNILRVNMSELKTNTQEMPTEYMGLAGRGLTSTIVAREVPPTCEPLGSHNKLVIAPGAFAGTNAPNSGRLSIGVKSPLTGGIKESNVGGTAAYRLGRLGVGAIIVEGFPEKGKLYILRVTKSGSELITADEYRSMRNYELAEKLQEKYGKKIAVLSIGPVGEMRLPVSTIASTDTSGFPCRHAGRGGTGAVMGSKGLKAIVIDDEGGESAFVANPERFKEGMKVFVKAIQDHPETGQNLKLYGTNGIASLLNVAGAYPTRNFSAGIFEGIDKVNGEYMYEVITKRGGKPSHAGCSMCIIQCSNVYVDENGDHITSALEYETIGLFGANCGISDLDIIARADRLCDDCGMDTMEMGGTVGVAMEAGIKAFGDGNGLLELLEEVGRGTPLGRILGSGAWSTGRAFGARRVPVVKKQSISMYEPRGIHGMGVTYATSPMGADHTAGWVLNFNLEVMGGTLDPHKSEGQVDISKQIQIVTAAMDCTGLCMFVNMVVGGTPEGGQGFLEMMSGLYGADLTLDDAIKLGIQVIKTERDFNKAAGLTNLDDRLPEFMKEEKLPPHNVTFTVSDQELDRMWGDL; encoded by the coding sequence ATGAAAAATATTTTGCGTGTGAACATGTCGGAACTAAAAACCAATACACAGGAAATGCCAACAGAGTATATGGGTTTAGCGGGTAGAGGCCTTACATCCACAATTGTTGCAAGGGAAGTGCCGCCAACCTGTGAGCCCCTGGGAAGTCACAATAAACTGGTAATAGCCCCTGGTGCATTTGCCGGGACGAATGCACCGAATTCTGGAAGACTCTCAATCGGGGTGAAAAGCCCTCTCACCGGTGGAATCAAAGAGAGTAACGTTGGCGGTACGGCTGCGTATCGGCTGGGCAGGCTTGGTGTGGGGGCTATAATAGTCGAGGGGTTTCCTGAAAAAGGCAAACTCTATATTCTCCGTGTGACAAAGAGTGGTAGTGAGCTAATTACCGCAGATGAATACCGCTCTATGCGAAACTATGAACTTGCTGAGAAGCTTCAGGAAAAGTATGGGAAGAAAATAGCCGTTCTTTCAATTGGCCCTGTCGGAGAAATGAGACTTCCTGTCTCGACTATTGCCAGCACAGACACCTCCGGATTTCCATGCAGACATGCAGGGAGAGGAGGGACAGGTGCTGTAATGGGATCGAAGGGTCTCAAGGCAATTGTCATAGATGATGAGGGCGGTGAAAGTGCTTTTGTAGCTAACCCAGAAAGATTCAAAGAAGGCATGAAGGTTTTTGTAAAGGCAATTCAGGATCACCCGGAAACAGGACAGAATCTGAAACTGTACGGTACAAACGGTATTGCCAGTCTCCTTAACGTTGCAGGTGCATATCCCACAAGAAATTTCAGTGCAGGGATATTCGAAGGGATAGATAAGGTGAACGGTGAATACATGTACGAAGTGATAACCAAACGGGGCGGGAAACCTTCTCATGCAGGGTGTTCTATGTGTATTATTCAATGTTCCAATGTGTATGTTGACGAGAATGGAGACCACATAACATCTGCTTTAGAGTACGAAACCATTGGTCTTTTTGGAGCAAATTGCGGTATTTCAGATCTCGACATCATCGCAAGGGCAGATAGGCTCTGCGATGACTGTGGTATGGATACGATGGAAATGGGTGGAACAGTAGGTGTCGCTATGGAAGCCGGGATTAAGGCCTTTGGCGACGGCAACGGGCTTCTGGAGCTTCTGGAAGAAGTGGGCAGAGGTACGCCGTTGGGAAGAATACTTGGCTCAGGTGCCTGGTCTACTGGAAGGGCATTCGGCGCAAGAAGGGTACCCGTAGTTAAGAAACAAAGTATATCAATGTATGAACCCAGAGGTATTCACGGAATGGGGGTAACTTACGCCACTTCTCCGATGGGTGCAGATCATACTGCCGGCTGGGTACTGAACTTCAACCTTGAAGTTATGGGAGGGACTCTGGACCCCCACAAATCTGAAGGTCAGGTAGATATCTCAAAGCAAATACAGATTGTAACGGCTGCAATGGATTGTACAGGACTTTGTATGTTTGTGAACATGGTGGTTGGGGGCACTCCGGAAGGAGGGCAGGGGTTCCTTGAAATGATGAGCGGTCTTTATGGAGCAGATCTGACGCTTGATGATGCAATAAAGCTCGGAATACAGGTTATTAAGACCGAACGTGATTTCAATAAAGCGGCCGGTTTAACCAACCTTGACGACCGTTTGCCTGAATTTATGAAAGAAGAGAAACTTCCTCCTCATAATGTGACCTTTACTGTTTCTGACCAGGAGCTTGACCGTATGTGGGGCGATCTCTAA
- a CDS encoding aldehyde dehydrogenase family protein, whose protein sequence is MKNYQMFIGGQWVDALSGATFDDLNPYTGDVYARVPKGDVKDADRVMAAAYAARKQWAATPPLTRSQILNKAAQLLEANRQEFADVLTQEGGGVFGKVMFEISQTVDLLETAAADSKRILGETFHNDLGKLSMTLRKPRGTVLAISPWNFPLILSMYKVAYSIATGNTVVLKPASETPVIGLKIGELFEKAGLPPGVLNVITGPGSILGDALIDDDRCSFVAITGETVTGRHVAMRAAAKLKQYTLELGGKNPLIVLADADMEYAVKSAAFSAFLHQGEICMSVDRVIVEKSIVEEFSAGLAGLAAHLPVGDPSLPTTFIGPIISDAQVQSIDAHVKDAVAKGATLLTGGTYEGRLYNPTVLINITPDMRIYHEETFGPVASIIPVNNAEEALEVANNTMYGLSAGIITRDLEKAIFLAEGLEAGMVHVNDGSIDADACCPFGGCKASGQGREGGHYSLEELTELKWVTIQKSKRMLPF, encoded by the coding sequence ATGAAGAACTATCAGATGTTTATTGGTGGTCAGTGGGTGGATGCCCTGTCCGGGGCAACCTTTGATGATCTGAATCCTTACACAGGTGATGTATATGCGCGAGTGCCGAAGGGGGATGTTAAGGATGCTGACCGTGTTATGGCTGCGGCCTATGCCGCACGGAAACAATGGGCAGCTACACCTCCTCTGACGCGATCGCAAATTCTCAATAAGGCAGCTCAGTTGCTTGAAGCTAACAGACAGGAGTTTGCGGATGTCCTTACTCAGGAGGGGGGTGGAGTTTTCGGAAAGGTCATGTTCGAGATTTCCCAAACAGTAGATCTTCTTGAAACTGCTGCTGCAGACAGCAAACGTATACTCGGCGAGACTTTCCACAATGACCTTGGTAAGCTTTCCATGACGCTCCGTAAGCCCAGGGGTACGGTACTTGCTATTTCGCCCTGGAATTTCCCTCTGATTCTCTCAATGTATAAAGTGGCTTACTCCATAGCTACAGGGAACACTGTTGTCCTGAAACCGGCAAGTGAAACGCCGGTTATCGGTCTTAAAATCGGGGAACTTTTCGAGAAGGCCGGTCTTCCGCCCGGTGTCCTTAACGTCATAACCGGACCCGGAAGTATTCTCGGTGATGCGCTCATTGACGATGACCGCTGTTCCTTTGTTGCAATTACTGGTGAAACCGTTACAGGCCGCCATGTCGCCATGAGGGCTGCGGCAAAATTGAAGCAATATACCCTTGAGCTTGGTGGAAAGAATCCTCTTATTGTTCTTGCCGATGCTGACATGGAATATGCTGTGAAGTCGGCTGCATTCAGTGCATTCCTCCATCAGGGTGAAATATGTATGTCCGTTGATCGTGTTATTGTGGAAAAATCTATAGTGGAGGAATTTTCAGCGGGATTGGCGGGATTGGCTGCACATCTGCCTGTAGGTGACCCCAGTCTTCCTACCACTTTTATCGGTCCAATTATCAGCGATGCTCAGGTTCAGAGCATAGACGCCCATGTGAAGGATGCAGTTGCCAAAGGTGCGACCCTTCTCACTGGAGGCACATATGAAGGACGACTTTACAATCCCACAGTGCTTATAAATATTACTCCTGATATGCGCATCTATCATGAGGAAACCTTTGGCCCCGTTGCCTCTATTATACCTGTTAACAATGCAGAAGAGGCGCTTGAAGTGGCAAATAACACGATGTATGGGCTTTCGGCGGGCATAATAACCAGGGACCTGGAAAAGGCCATTTTTCTTGCAGAAGGTCTGGAAGCAGGCATGGTCCATGTCAACGACGGTTCTATCGATGCCGATGCATGCTGTCCCTTCGGCGGCTGCAAGGCAAGCGGTCAAGGTCGTGAAGGCGGCCATTACTCATTGGAGGAACTCACTGAATTGAAGTGGGTAACAATCCAGAAGTCAAAAAGGATGTTGCCGTTCTGA
- a CDS encoding IS110 family transposase — protein sequence MDIIVERGAGLDVHKETVVACIMGTGIKKEIRTFSTMTNDLMRLKIWLKENRITHIAMESTGVYWRPIFNILEDTFKVILVNARHVKNVPGRKTDVKDSEWLCKLLRSGLVRGSFIPPKEIRELRDLTRYKRKLIQSVTSEKQRIEKILEDTNIKLSCVASDIFGVSGTRIIEELMKGDLKAEEMAELSKGKLRRKKEDLKEALVGHMDTHHTFMIKASLEHIKAIEEILSNLEQKIEEMIDLHYKEEYELLQTIPPVKDSASVIIAEMGVNMDLFPSEMHLSSWAGMSPGNNESAGKKKPGTTIQGNKCLKSILTELAWVASRMKGTYLRAKYQSLAGRRGKKKALIAVGHKILIMCYHILKYKVPYKELGANYLDTRKKDRIVKSYLKRLTNLGFTVTLKEAA from the coding sequence ATGGATATAATCGTTGAAAGAGGAGCTGGCCTTGATGTGCACAAGGAGACAGTGGTGGCATGCATCATGGGGACAGGGATAAAAAAGGAGATACGGACCTTCAGCACCATGACCAATGATCTCATGCGGCTCAAGATCTGGCTCAAGGAAAACCGGATTACCCACATAGCCATGGAAAGCACAGGAGTCTACTGGAGGCCCATATTCAACATACTGGAAGATACCTTTAAGGTGATATTGGTGAATGCACGGCACGTCAAGAATGTACCGGGAAGAAAAACCGATGTGAAGGACAGTGAGTGGCTCTGTAAACTCTTAAGAAGCGGGCTGGTCAGGGGAAGTTTTATCCCTCCCAAAGAAATAAGGGAACTGAGAGACCTCACCAGGTACAAGAGGAAGCTTATTCAGTCTGTTACCTCCGAAAAGCAGAGGATCGAAAAGATTCTTGAGGATACGAATATAAAGCTCTCCTGTGTTGCCTCAGATATATTCGGGGTAAGTGGAACAAGGATTATCGAAGAGCTGATGAAAGGTGACCTTAAGGCAGAGGAAATGGCTGAATTGAGCAAAGGTAAATTAAGGAGAAAAAAAGAGGACCTCAAGGAAGCGCTCGTGGGGCATATGGATACACATCATACATTCATGATAAAGGCATCTCTGGAACATATAAAGGCAATCGAAGAGATACTCTCAAACCTGGAACAAAAGATTGAGGAAATGATTGATCTTCACTATAAGGAAGAATATGAACTTCTCCAGACCATACCGCCGGTGAAAGACAGTGCTTCCGTCATCATCGCAGAGATGGGTGTAAACATGGACCTATTCCCCAGCGAAATGCACCTTTCATCATGGGCTGGAATGAGTCCCGGCAACAACGAAAGCGCGGGTAAGAAAAAACCCGGGACCACGATACAGGGCAATAAGTGCTTGAAAAGTATCCTTACAGAGCTCGCATGGGTGGCATCGAGGATGAAGGGAACGTATCTCAGGGCCAAATATCAGAGTCTTGCAGGGAGAAGGGGAAAGAAAAAGGCGCTCATTGCAGTAGGGCATAAGATACTTATAATGTGCTATCACATACTCAAATACAAAGTGCCCTACAAGGAACTGGGGGCTAATTACCTTGATACTCGTAAGAAAGACCGTATTGTGAAGAGCTATTTAAAGAGACTTACCAACCTTGGATTTACGGTAACATTGAAAGAAGCGGCATAA
- a CDS encoding response regulator transcription factor — translation MSVVSIVLADDHHIVRQGVKALLENDADFSVVGEASDGLKAVDLTTRLKPNVLVVDLMMPGLNGLEVTRQVTKFSPKTKVLILSMYMNEPYVVEALRNGAYGYVLKESNISDLVHAIREVMAGRHYLSPPLSERAISTYLEQTKDTVLDPYNTLSTREREVLHLAIEGYSNAEIAAKLFISSRTAETHRANMMRKLDLHTQTDLIKYALKKGMLPTEELV, via the coding sequence ATGAGTGTAGTCAGTATTGTCCTTGCAGATGATCACCATATTGTACGACAGGGCGTAAAAGCCTTACTTGAAAATGATGCAGATTTTTCAGTAGTCGGCGAAGCCAGCGATGGTTTAAAAGCAGTAGATCTTACCACGCGTCTGAAACCGAATGTATTGGTAGTCGATTTGATGATGCCCGGCCTGAATGGACTCGAAGTAACACGTCAGGTCACAAAGTTCTCTCCAAAAACAAAGGTGCTCATTCTGTCTATGTATATGAATGAACCTTATGTTGTTGAGGCATTACGTAATGGTGCATATGGTTATGTTCTTAAAGAATCCAATATATCAGATCTGGTCCATGCCATTCGTGAGGTTATGGCAGGTCGCCATTATCTCAGCCCTCCGCTCTCAGAGCGTGCTATAAGCACCTATCTGGAGCAGACAAAAGATACTGTTCTTGATCCATATAATACCTTAAGTACCCGTGAGAGAGAAGTCCTACATCTTGCTATAGAAGGTTACAGCAACGCAGAGATTGCCGCCAAACTTTTCATAAGTTCGCGAACAGCGGAAACGCACAGAGCAAATATGATGCGAAAGCTCGATCTTCACACCCAGACCGACCTTATCAAGTATGCCTTGAAAAAGGGCATGCTTCCAACGGAAGAATTAGTATAA